One Marinitoga hydrogenitolerans DSM 16785 genomic window, AATTTTAATTGCAAATATTGTTATCAGAGCCAGGCAAAAGAAATAAGCATAAAACCGTTTAAGATTAGAAATATAAAAGAAAATACCATAGATTCAATAATAACGCTGGTAAAAGATAAAATAGAAGAAAAAAAACCAGAGGTATTCAGTGTAACTTTCTGGGGTGGCGAGCCGTTATTGGAAAAAGAAAAAATAATATACATAAGTAAAAAAATTAAAAATATATGTGAGATAGAAGCAGTAAAATACGATTCGTTTATAATAACAAATGGATATTTACTTGATGAAAAAACAATAAATGATTTGAAAAATGCTGGAATAGAAAAATTAATAATAACGCTTGATGGAATAGAAGAAACACATAATAAATTAAGAATATTAAAAAATGGAAAAGGAACATTTGAAAGAATATATGAAAATATAAAAATAGCAACAAAAAAAATATTTGTAAAAATAAGGATAAATGTGTTTCCACATAATATAAATAGTATAAAAAAGTTAATAGATAAGATATCCGAAGATAAATTAAAGATAGAAATTGACTTAAGGCAAGGAGAAACAACAGACAATAACAAACTAAAATCATTTACTTTAAAAGAATTTGCAAAAATAGAAAGTGAATTATATAATTATATAATAGAAAAGATAGAATATTATAACTATAATC contains:
- a CDS encoding radical SAM/SPASM domain-containing protein, which gives rise to MKPSAYNQLIEKNDGSLLLFNGITNAILKVEKGHVEKIKKILSGEIKEEPEILEKGGFIIKEDKDELSEIIAKYKRFQFSDKYYHLTITMTTSCNFNCKYCYQSQAKEISIKPFKIRNIKENTIDSIITLVKDKIEEKKPEVFSVTFWGGEPLLEKEKIIYISKKIKNICEIEAVKYDSFIITNGYLLDEKTINDLKNAGIEKLIITLDGIEETHNKLRILKNGKGTFERIYENIKIATKKIFVKIRINVFPHNINSIKKLIDKISEDKLKIEIDLRQGETTDNNKLKSFTLKEFAKIESELYNYIIEKIEYYNYNPFLKINQARCDATSINSLVIDADGKLYKCWGEIGGISKEIGELKENGKIELNYRKNIWIAIDPFDEECKKCKVLPYCMGGCILGKVMAEKYGVIERGRERCLPIKYNLKDMILLTEKTHGRRKNGIRK